The Mycolicibacterium cosmeticum DNA window CGGTCATGCCTGCTGCAGCCGCGCCTGCTTGTCGGCCGCGGCCAGGGCGTCGAGCAGGTCGTCCATATCGCCGTCGAGCACCTGATCGAGGTTGTGCGCCTTGAAGTTGATGCGGTGGTCGGCGATCCGGTTCTCCGGGAAGTTGTAGGTCCGGATCCGTTCGCTGCGGTCGACGGTGCGGATCTGGCTGGCCCGGTCCGCCGACGCCTCGGCCGAGGCTTGCTCTTCGGCCAGGGCCTGCAACCGGGCGGCGAGCACCACCATCGCGCGGGCCTTGTTCTGCAGCTGGGAACGCTCGTTCTGGCAGGTGACGACGATGCCGGTGGGCAGGTGGGTGATCCGCACGGCCGAGTCGGTGGTGTTGACGCCCTGGCCGCCCTTGCCGGATGACCGGTACACGTCGATGCGCAGATCGGATTCGTCGATCTGCACCTGCTCGACGTCTTCCGGTTCGGGGTACACCAGAACGCCCGCCGCCGAGGTGTGCACCCGGCCCTGGGATTCGGTGACCGGCACCCGCTGCACGCGGTGCACGCCGCCTTCGAACTTCATCCGCGACCACACGCCGTCGGCGGAGTCGCCCTTGCTGGCGATGGTGATGGTGGCGTCCTTGTAGCCGCCGAGATCCGACCACGTCTCGTCGAGCACCGTGACGGTCCAGCCATGCCGCTCGGCGTAGCGGATGTACATGCGCGCGAGATCGGCGGCGAACAGCGCCGACTCCTCGCCGCCCTCGCCCGATTTCACCTCGAGCACGACATCGTCGGCGTCGTGCGGGTCGCGCGGCGCGAGCAGGTCGACCAGGCGGGCGTCGAGTTCGGCCACCTGGGCTTCGAGTTCGGGCACCTCGGCGGCGAACGCCTCGTCCTCACCGGCCAGTTCGCGGGCGGCTTCGAGATCGCCGCGGGCGGCCTCCAGCTTGCGGTGGGTCGACACGATCGGGGACAGCTGCGCGAATCGGCGTCCCACCCGCTTGGCGGCGACGGGGTCGGCGTGCAGCGCCGGGTCGGAGAGCTGGCGTTCGAGGTCGGCATGCTCGGTCAGCAACGCCTCGATCGGTGATGCGGTCATGAGTGACCTCCCTCTGAACGGACCTGAACGGACCCGGAACGCAGTTCGGCGCCCGGCCTGTCGCATGCGACAGGAACGGGCGCCGAAGGGACAGCTAGTTGTCGGCAGCAGCCTTGGTGTTGCGCTTGCCGTACCGCTTCTCGAAGCGGGCCACGCGGCCGCCGCTGTCGAGGATCTTCTGCTTACCGGTGTAGAAGGGGTGGCACTGCGAGCAGACCTCGACCACGATGTGGCCGCTGTCCTTGGTGCTGCGCGTGGTGAAGGTGTTACCGCAGCCGCAGACCACGTTGGTCTCGACGTAGGTGGGGTGGATACCCGATTTCATGGTTTTCCTCTGCAATCGTTGGTCGCCGGGTCGTCCGCCCCTGACCTGGGGATGTACGGACGTGAACCGGAACCGAGGGTCAGCGGTCCATTATGCCAGGTCAGCCGCCAACCGCGAAAACGTCCCGGGACGGGCCGGTATTCCCCCGCCGTGCGGGTGTCAGCGGTGAGGTGTCGGGGTAGCCGGAAGAGAAGCCCTAGAGAGAAGCCCATCGTCCGTCTCGACAGCGAATGCGAGAGGAGAGCCCGATGGATGTGATGAAGAAGATGAGCCAGGGTGCGGTGGCCGCCGGGGTCGCGATCGCGGCGCTCGGGGCCGGTGTCTCCGCGGCGTGCCCGCCTCCCCCGCCACCGCCGGCGGACCAGCTGCCCCCGCCGCCCCCGCCGGGACCGACGTTGCCGTCGGTCACCTACGGCTGATCGGTGTAGCCGGTGCCGTCCCGGCGCCAGATGATCCGGCCGGCCGGGTCGGCGCCCATCGCGACGAGTTCGCGCTTGAGGATCTTGTTGGTGGCGGTGCTGGGTAGGTCGTCGGCCAGCCACACGTAGCGCGGCCAGGCCTTCGGTGAGAGGTCGCGCTGAGCGGCGAGGAAGCCGGTGAACTCCTCGGTGGTCAGCTGCCCGCCGTCGTTGAGCACGATGGCCGCCATCACCTGGTCACCGACGAACTCGTCGGGCACCGGGTAGACGGCCACCCGGTTGATCGCGGGCAGGCGCAACAGGATTCGTTCAATGGGAGCGCTGGTCAGGTTCTCCCCGTCCACCCGTATCCAGTCCGCGGTGCGGCCGGCCAGGTAGATCCAGCCTTCGGCATCCCGGTAGGCCAGGTCGCCGGACCAGTAGATGCCGCCGCGCATCCGCTCTTGGGTGGCCGTGGTGTCGTTGTAATAGCCGCGGAACAGGCCGCTGCCGGCGGTGTTGACCAACTCTCCGGTCGCCTCGTCGGCGTTGAGCAGTGCGCCGGTGTCGTCGAAGCGGGCGATCGCGCATTCCCGCCCGGTGTCCGGGTCGAAGATCGCCACCCCCGGGAAGCCCTTGCCGATCGAGCCGGGCGGGCAGTCCTCGGTGCGGGTGATGATCACGGCGGTCTCGGTGGAGCCGAACCCGTCCCACACCGTGCAGCCGAATCGGCGGCCGAACGCGTCGATATCGCGGTCGGCGGCCTCGTTGCCGAAGGCGACCCGCAGCGGGTTGTCGGCGTCGTCGGGACGTTCCGGGGTGGCCAGGATGTAGGCCAGCGGCTTGCCGACGTAGTTCATGTACGTCGCGCGGTAGCGGCGGATGTCGGCCAGGAAGCCGGACGCGGAGAATGTCGCGGGCGCCATCGCGGCCCCGGCGCCCAGCGCCACGCTCCATCCGGCGTAGACGGCGTTCGAATGGAACAGGGGCATGGCCAGGTAGCAGGTGTCGTCCGGACCGAGTCCATAACGCTGCACCAGCGCGCTGCCGGCGAACAGCACCGTCGAATGCGGCACCTGCACGGCCTTGGGTTCACCGCTGGTGCCGGAGGTGAAGATCATCATGAAGGTGTCGTCGCCGGCGGCCTCGGTGTGTGGGGTCAGCTCCGGC harbors:
- the prfA gene encoding peptide chain release factor 1; amino-acid sequence: MTASPIEALLTEHADLERQLSDPALHADPVAAKRVGRRFAQLSPIVSTHRKLEAARGDLEAARELAGEDEAFAAEVPELEAQVAELDARLVDLLAPRDPHDADDVVLEVKSGEGGEESALFAADLARMYIRYAERHGWTVTVLDETWSDLGGYKDATITIASKGDSADGVWSRMKFEGGVHRVQRVPVTESQGRVHTSAAGVLVYPEPEDVEQVQIDESDLRIDVYRSSGKGGQGVNTTDSAVRITHLPTGIVVTCQNERSQLQNKARAMVVLAARLQALAEEQASAEASADRASQIRTVDRSERIRTYNFPENRIADHRINFKAHNLDQVLDGDMDDLLDALAAADKQARLQQA
- the fadD1 gene encoding fatty-acid--CoA ligase FadD1, with the translated sequence MADTLQQLLRERADQDTAAIKYGDRTWTWRAHIGDAARQAAVLIGLADPARPLHVGVLMGNTPDMLTALAAAALGGYVLCGINTTRRGPALARDIAKVDAQFLLTDTAQRPLLDGVDLPGVTVFDVGDPEWTRLLDRAPELTPHTEAAGDDTFMMIFTSGTSGEPKAVQVPHSTVLFAGSALVQRYGLGPDDTCYLAMPLFHSNAVYAGWSVALGAGAAMAPATFSASGFLADIRRYRATYMNYVGKPLAYILATPERPDDADNPLRVAFGNEAADRDIDAFGRRFGCTVWDGFGSTETAVIITRTEDCPPGSIGKGFPGVAIFDPDTGRECAIARFDDTGALLNADEATGELVNTAGSGLFRGYYNDTTATQERMRGGIYWSGDLAYRDAEGWIYLAGRTADWIRVDGENLTSAPIERILLRLPAINRVAVYPVPDEFVGDQVMAAIVLNDGGQLTTEEFTGFLAAQRDLSPKAWPRYVWLADDLPSTATNKILKRELVAMGADPAGRIIWRRDGTGYTDQP
- the rpmE gene encoding 50S ribosomal protein L31, which produces MKSGIHPTYVETNVVCGCGNTFTTRSTKDSGHIVVEVCSQCHPFYTGKQKILDSGGRVARFEKRYGKRNTKAAADN